The Dehalobacter sp. sequence TTTGTTCTTTAAGTCCCATCATTTACCTCCGAGCAATTCTTCGTGCATGATATCCATGCGGCGAATTATAGCATCATACAGATACTGTGGACGGGCGCAGACGATCCTTTCATTATTATGTCTAACCGTTTCAGATACCTTTGTATAAAGAGATTTAACAATCACATCTGCTTTAACCTGCATATTGCCACTGTATGCAAAATCGCTATGTTTATCTGCATCCCAAAATGTAAAAGATATATCTTCACCGTCTCGTACTAATGCGCCTATAATGGGCAAACGCCCATCGGAGTAGTCAAGTTGCCCACGTTCGCCTCGTTGTTGACCGGGAAGGATTACTTGTATTTTATATTCATCTAATGCACGACCACCAGGTGGATTTGTGCAGTTCCACAGATATACACGTAAACGCAGATTCCTTGGTTGCAAATCCACAAGAAGAGGAGAGTATGATGTATCGCTATGCCAAACGACATGACCACCAAGTCCTTCAATAAAAATGGTGTTCAATTCTTTTTTACTGAGTCTCTTGCCCTTTGCCATAATCTTTTCCTCCAGCAATAGCGTGAAGTCGAGAATTCGCCTGAGCTACATATTCCTCCACAACATCAAATCCAGCAAAATGCCGTCCGAGAGAAAGCGCTGCATATCCCGTTGTTCCGCTTCCCATCCAAGGATCCACGACCAAGTCATTTTCTTCTGTTGTGGCTTTTATATACTTTTTGGGCAGATACAATGGCTGTGTAGCGGGATGGTCATCTATACGAGCCGAAACTCCCCCGCTTATAATGTTTTTAGGTAATGCTCCAAGCGGATTGGGAGCTATCATTTTGTTTTTACGAACATATGTGTTTCCGTTTGATCGAGGTTTGTATTCATAGGATTCGTATGTTTGAACGCTATGCGATTCATATGGTCTACGAATCGCATCGAGATTAATGGTCCATTTTGGAGATTTTGAAAACCATAGATTCTGCTCATATGCATCTTGACAAGCTACACGAAGCCCAGTCGGTGCAGGATTCTCTTTTATCCAAATTTCAATGTCAACACAATAAAGTCCCCATGTTTCTTCCATCGCTATTGCAAGCTTTTCTATAACTAAAGACCGCTTAGATGCAACTTTTACTGTCGACTTTTCTCTGTTCGCTTTGACATTAATAACTATAAAGCCATCGTCACACAGTTTCCTGCAAGCAGCATTGAGAAACGGGGTCATCTTATCTATGTATTCAGACGAACGCCACACTCCATACTCGCGTTCAGCATTAGGATATGGAGGAGAACCATAAATTAGTTTTATTGACTTATCAGGCAACAGAAGCATTCCTTCAGCACCATCCATTTGACGGACGCTGTATCTGTTTTTATTAATCTCCTGTATCATCGCACTTGTCCTCTTTGTGTAAGTTTTTTTCATATTCCAATCGCAGAGTAGCAAGTCGACAATAGTCCGCATTAGCATCAATTCCAATCCAGACGCGATTGAGTCTCTGCGCAACGGCGGCAGTAGTGCCAGAGCCGGAAAAAGGATCAAGCACAACATCTCCCTCAGTGCTTCCAGAAAGGATAAAGAATTCCGCGAGTTTTTCGGGGAACCTTGCTGGATGCCCTATACCATGTTCTTTGCATAGCTTCATGAAATAGTCATTGCTACTCGTATTTGCAATTTCAATTACTGTTCCGGGATCGGAGCCGCCATTATCGGTCCAAGTCTTCTCGCAATCAAAGTTATGTGTGCTTGGACGAGTATTTTGGTTTCTGTCTCCCTTGCCCTTTCCCTTAAGATATTTTTGCATATCTTTACTATATGGTTTTCTAATTGAGTCCATATTAAATTCCCATGAATCGCCTTTTGCTAACCAAAAACAGTACTCATGCGATTTCTTCGTTCGACCATAGCCACCTCTTGAGTACACATTTGGAGGAGTTGCAGGATTGTACCATATATAATCTCGTACAAGGTGAAAGCCAATATCCTTACACAATTTAAGCAAAAGCTCGAATACATATAAATGCTGATAGTTATCTACAACCTTATCGCTGATATTCAGAATGAAGCTGCCATCATCCTTAAGGACGCGATAGATTTCCTTTGCCTTTGCAATGAACCAGTCAACATATTCGTCTGGAGAAATCGTTCCATCAACATCACCGTAATCTCGCTTGTCCGCATATGGAGGTGAGGTGAGTACAAGGTCTATACACGAATCTGGCATAGTCTTTAGAATAGCCTCGCAGTCACCACAGATAAATTTATCTCGAAACGTGTTTAGCGTTCTTTTTTTTCCCATTATTGATTACACCTTTTCATATTCTTCGTTGTCGGATTGATCTTCATCATCTAACGAAACTTCCATTATGTCTGAAATGTC is a genomic window containing:
- a CDS encoding site-specific DNA-methyltransferase; amino-acid sequence: MGKKRTLNTFRDKFICGDCEAILKTMPDSCIDLVLTSPPYADKRDYGDVDGTISPDEYVDWFIAKAKEIYRVLKDDGSFILNISDKVVDNYQHLYVFELLLKLCKDIGFHLVRDYIWYNPATPPNVYSRGGYGRTKKSHEYCFWLAKGDSWEFNMDSIRKPYSKDMQKYLKGKGKGDRNQNTRPSTHNFDCEKTWTDNGGSDPGTVIEIANTSSNDYFMKLCKEHGIGHPARFPEKLAEFFILSGSTEGDVVLDPFSGSGTTAAVAQRLNRVWIGIDANADYCRLATLRLEYEKNLHKEDKCDDTGD
- a CDS encoding site-specific DNA-methyltransferase, which produces MIQEINKNRYSVRQMDGAEGMLLLPDKSIKLIYGSPPYPNAEREYGVWRSSEYIDKMTPFLNAACRKLCDDGFIVINVKANREKSTVKVASKRSLVIEKLAIAMEETWGLYCVDIEIWIKENPAPTGLRVACQDAYEQNLWFSKSPKWTINLDAIRRPYESHSVQTYESYEYKPRSNGNTYVRKNKMIAPNPLGALPKNIISGGVSARIDDHPATQPLYLPKKYIKATTEENDLVVDPWMGSGTTGYAALSLGRHFAGFDVVEEYVAQANSRLHAIAGGKDYGKGQETQ